A region from the Rhinoderma darwinii isolate aRhiDar2 chromosome 2, aRhiDar2.hap1, whole genome shotgun sequence genome encodes:
- the DHRS13 gene encoding dehydrogenase/reductase SDR family member 13 isoform X2 codes for MTALDMAKRGARVVLACRVKETGEAAAYDIRSLSGNNQVLFMKLDLASIASIKSFCKTFLSSEPRLDILINNAGIEGKGKTEDGFNLVFGVNHLGHFLLTHLLLDRLMQCTPSRIVVLASSAHKRGRIDFKNLNPSGETWMEILQAYCDSKLANVLFARELANQLQGTDVTCYAVHPGVVLTNLARGFPYWLQVLFFPFAWIMLKTPVDGAQTSIYCAVQEGIEMYSGRYFANCQVQQVKPHARDDAVAKKLWEVSEDLLGLTK; via the exons ATGACAGCGCTAGACATGGCCAAGCGGGGAGCTCGGGTCGTTTTGGCGTGCCGCGTGAAAGAAACCGGAGAAGCTGCTGCTTACGACATACGTAGC CTATCTGGCAACAATCAGGTTCTGTTCATGAAGCTCGATCTGGCCTCCATTGCATCAATTAAATCCTTTTGTAAAACGTTTCTGAGCAGTGAACCTCGTCTGGACATACTTATAAACAATGCAG GCATTGAAGGTAAAGGCAAGACTGAAGATGGCTTCAATTTGGTCTTTGGAGTCAATcacttagggcactttctattgaCGCATTTGCTCTTGGATCGTCTCATGCAGTGTACTCCGAGCCGTATTGTGGTTCTGGCCTCCAGTGCTCATAAGAGGGGAAGAATTGACTTCAAGAATCTAAATCCATCTGGGGAAACGTGGATGGAAATTCTCCAGGCTTATTGTGACAGTAAACTTGCCAATGTTCTGTTTGCTCGGGAGCTGGCCAACCAATTACAAGGCACTGATGTGACTTGCTATGCTGTTCACCCAG GTGTGGTGCTCACTAATCTAGCGCGTGGCTTCCCGTATTGGCTTCAGGTACTATTTTTCCCTTTTGCCTGGATCATGCTCAAGACACCGGTGGATGGAGCGCAGACTTCCATTTACTGTGCTGTCCAAGAGGGGATTGAAATGTACAGTGGCCGCTACTTTGCCAACTGCCAGGTTCAACAGGTCAAGCCCCATGCTCGGGATGATGCAGTAGCTAAGAAACTGTGGGAGGTTAGCgaagatctccttggattgaccaAATAA
- the DHRS13 gene encoding dehydrogenase/reductase SDR family member 13 isoform X1: MAAVLLLPLGIVLGLYVFIYYNFIRGRQCKSDSSLTGKTVIVTGANVGIGKMTALDMAKRGARVVLACRVKETGEAAAYDIRSLSGNNQVLFMKLDLASIASIKSFCKTFLSSEPRLDILINNAGIEGKGKTEDGFNLVFGVNHLGHFLLTHLLLDRLMQCTPSRIVVLASSAHKRGRIDFKNLNPSGETWMEILQAYCDSKLANVLFARELANQLQGTDVTCYAVHPGVVLTNLARGFPYWLQVLFFPFAWIMLKTPVDGAQTSIYCAVQEGIEMYSGRYFANCQVQQVKPHARDDAVAKKLWEVSEDLLGLTK; encoded by the exons ATGGCTGCggtgctgctgctgcctctgGGGATAGTCCTAGGGCTCTATGTATTTATCTACTACAACTTTATTAGAGGAAGGCAGTGCAAGAGTGACAGCAGCCTGACAGGGAAGACCGTCATAGTGACAG GGGCAAATGTTGGAATTGGCAAAATGACAGCGCTAGACATGGCCAAGCGGGGAGCTCGGGTCGTTTTGGCGTGCCGCGTGAAAGAAACCGGAGAAGCTGCTGCTTACGACATACGTAGC CTATCTGGCAACAATCAGGTTCTGTTCATGAAGCTCGATCTGGCCTCCATTGCATCAATTAAATCCTTTTGTAAAACGTTTCTGAGCAGTGAACCTCGTCTGGACATACTTATAAACAATGCAG GCATTGAAGGTAAAGGCAAGACTGAAGATGGCTTCAATTTGGTCTTTGGAGTCAATcacttagggcactttctattgaCGCATTTGCTCTTGGATCGTCTCATGCAGTGTACTCCGAGCCGTATTGTGGTTCTGGCCTCCAGTGCTCATAAGAGGGGAAGAATTGACTTCAAGAATCTAAATCCATCTGGGGAAACGTGGATGGAAATTCTCCAGGCTTATTGTGACAGTAAACTTGCCAATGTTCTGTTTGCTCGGGAGCTGGCCAACCAATTACAAGGCACTGATGTGACTTGCTATGCTGTTCACCCAG GTGTGGTGCTCACTAATCTAGCGCGTGGCTTCCCGTATTGGCTTCAGGTACTATTTTTCCCTTTTGCCTGGATCATGCTCAAGACACCGGTGGATGGAGCGCAGACTTCCATTTACTGTGCTGTCCAAGAGGGGATTGAAATGTACAGTGGCCGCTACTTTGCCAACTGCCAGGTTCAACAGGTCAAGCCCCATGCTCGGGATGATGCAGTAGCTAAGAAACTGTGGGAGGTTAGCgaagatctccttggattgaccaAATAA